A stretch of Pomacea canaliculata isolate SZHN2017 linkage group LG6, ASM307304v1, whole genome shotgun sequence DNA encodes these proteins:
- the LOC112565779 gene encoding baculoviral IAP repeat-containing protein 3-like, with protein MAEANCSDNMRNEFLRYASFSCNSSFHLPSGVWALQLAGAGFCRTAACSQWEVICFSCGLKLDVRTLSRRPVLEVHRLLAPTCRFVTGTSDNQPIPTYPAVSSWLTQTFLFPIPQVFTITQSDNTQRNGARSVQEQDQPDRRPDHQQQGPLITSGPLPQDLVQGLANPVLDDFTLAGTVAELGSDSSFLLSTTTFDFASAPSLPSDFFTNFQNMTQDDAQSFTVLPLENQVQFPEEVLVTDGKAMEPIGNYPDPDISNTEVHQYKSAVTPGEEKKTITFEDLGIIVQRPKRQDLASLPARLQTFHMGWSSPSALSTKEQLAEAGFYYAGYADCCRCFYCGGGLKNWEAEDHPWIEHARWFKTCPYVRSSKGLEFIDAVQSLAQTNAAIHMKDVVKEIDRMLTKMLGSKGENTNHCETSESDPLLDNLDDTDDYQTILRNAEELETENEELVHQKICKICLDKEACILYVPCGHLVTCSLCAPSVRECPVCRQKVQGQIRTTSVI; from the exons ATGGCTGAAGCAAACTGTAGTGATAACATGAGGAACGAGTTTTTGAGGTACGCATCTTTTAGTTGTAACTCCAGTTTCCACCTGCCTAGTGGCGTGTGGGCATTACAGTTAGCTGGGGCAGGATTCTGTCGGACCGCGGCTTGTTCGCAGTGGGAAGTGATTTGCTTTTCGTGCGGACTTAAACTGGACGTGAGGACATTGTCCAGACGGCCTGTGCTAGAAGTTCATAGACTGTTGGCACCAACGTGTAGATTTGTGACTGGAACTTCCGATAATCAGCCTATTCCGACATATCCTGCCGTCTCCAGCTGGCTAACTCAAACCTTCCTTTTCCCTATACCACAAGTTTTCACTATTACGCAGTCGGACAACACTCAGAGAAATGGAGCTCGCAGTGTTCAGGAGCAAGATCAACCAGATCGTCGTCCTGACCACCAGCAGCAAGGACCTCTTATTACAAGTGGACCATTGCCGCAGGATCTTGTTCAAGGACTTGCAAATCCTGTGTTAGATGATTTTACATTAGCTGGCACCGTCGCAGAACTAGGGAGTGATTCCAGTTTTCTTTTGAGCACAACGACGTTTGACTTCGCATCAGCACCAAGTCTGCCTTCAGACTTTTTCACAAATTTTCAGAATATGACGCAGGATGACGCACAATCATTCACAGTTTTACCTTTGGAGAATCAAGTTCAGTTTCCAGAAGAAGTCCTTGTCACTGATGGGAAGGCAATGGAACCAATAGGTAATTATCCAGACCCTGATATATCAAACACAGAAGTACATCAATACAAATCAGCAGTTACACcaggggaagagaagaagacaataacatttgaagaTTTAGGCATAATAGTACAGCGACCAAAGCGTCAAGATCTTGCAAGTCTTCCAGCACGATTGCAAACTTTCCACATGGGATGGTCAAGCCCCAGTGCCTTGAGTACCAAGGAGCAGCTGGCAGAAGCAGGATTTTATTATGCAG GTTATGCAGACTGCTGTCGGTGTTTTTACTGCGGTGGTGGACTTAAGAATTGGGAGGCAGAAGACCATCCATGGATTGAACATGCGCGTTGGTTTAAGACGTGTCCATATGTCCGCAGCTCAAAAGGACTGGAGTTTATAGATGCTGTGCAGTCCCTAGCTCAGACTAATGCTGCT ATCCATATGAAAGATGTTGTAAAGGAAATTGACAGAATGTTAACAAAGATGCTAGGATCAAAAG GTGAAAACACAAATCATTGTGAAACCAGCGAGTCAGATCCTTTACTGGACAACCTGGATGATACAGATGATTACCAAACCATATTAA GAAATGCCGAAGAATtggaaacagaaaatgaagaactgGTTCATCAGAAGATATGCAAAATTTGCCTGGATAAGGAGGCTTGCATCTTATATGTTCCATGTGGACATCTAGTTACCTGCTCACTCTGTGCACCTTCAGTGAGGGAGTGTCCTGTTTGCCGGCAAAAGGTCCAAGGGCAGATCAGAACAACCTCAGTGatatga
- the LOC112565778 gene encoding ankyrin-3-like, producing MATPISHRTQQNEFSLAEERVNIFKAAWTDNINDRFVSSHSYLLSQTLVPVTCECSNSPKVESETVDLHTCNEILPLVLRPSLESNQSYLKLIRHSVVHASSLVPSDFHTVTYADVAAAACNVNFLRLLFTSSERTVREFYTQYYSYQDSAAIVKLFIHALNGGSCEVVDFLTEILGDELTAYWKLVIMEVCLWLATTDKKINECFKHLVHKFGVNLKDECNKFSPLRLTCFYCSSDMAEYLIENGADMYVINSDGHAVSYDAYQYGAYTGQWDVMKMLLNKGLPVDAVMSKTDFVCYPLMYIFIQHNEMELVHCLVDHGHSVNMPICFTADRRSHSVTPLVLALTCRHQQLVSWLIDNDADCNAHSFHSQLLDDDSWTPLHVAVTQNDLSMVMSLVKHGAQLDALTARGETVIELAYDRGKNIDVVNYLLQISVPVVSFPESTLKATVKGVCNSNNVWSLLDLAIYKGDCIFTQILLSCGHYHHPLTISSFFGTHIALDLPSQQKALYYVHEAQKQVCTLQVLCRDVLRAACVNLLHYTQSVSMPGRLKSILLLEDILEPYMF from the exons ATGGCAACACCAATATCACACAGAACCCAGCAAAATG AATTCAGTCTTGCTGAAGAAAGAGTGAATATTTTCAAAGCAGCATGGACTGACAATATCAACGATAGGTTTGTCAGCAGCCACAGCTATCTACTAAGCCAGACACTGGTACCAGTTACTT GTGAGTGCAGCAACAGCCCCAAGGTGGAGTCTGAGACTGTGGACCTTCACACATGCAATGAGATCCTGCCTTTGGTTCTGAGGCCATCTCTAGAGAGTAATCAAAGTTATTTAAAGTTGATACGCCACTCAGTGGTGCATGCCTCTTCACTGGTACCGTCTGACTTCCACACTGTCACATATGcagatgttgctgctgcagcgTGTAATGTAAACTTCTTGCGACTTTTATTCACATCTTCAGAAAGGACAGTACGGGAATTTTACACACAATATTACAGTTATCAGGACAGTGCTGCCATAGTCAAGTTGTTTATTCATGCTCTGAATGGAGGAAGTTGTGAAGTTGTTGATTTTCTGACAGAAatattaggagatgagctgacTGCCTATTGGAAGCTAGTCATCATGGAAGTGTGTCTTTGGCTTGCTActactgataaaaaaattaatgaatgctTTAAGCATCTGGTGCATAAATTTGGTGTAAACCTCAAAGATGAGTGTAACAAATTCTCCCCTCTTCGCCTGACATGCTTTTACTGCAGTAGTGATATGGCTGAGTATTTGATTGAGAATGGAGCAGATATGTATGTCATAAATTCAGATGGGCATGCAGTATCATATGATGCTTATCAATATGGTGCCTACACAG GTCAGTGGGATGTGATGAAGATGCTGCTCAATAAGGGCCTGCCTGTTGATGCTGTCATGTccaaaacagattttgtttgctACCCACTAATGTATATCTTTATTCAACATAATGAAATGGAACTAGTTCATTGCCTGGTGGATCATGGCCACAGTGTCAACATGCCAATTTGCTTCACTGCAGATCGCCGATCTCATTCAGTCACTCCGCTTGTTCTTGCACTAACTTGCAG gCATCAACAGCTGGTGTCTTGGCTCATTGACAATGATGCTGACTGCAATGCACACTCCTTTCACTCACAGCTACTGGATGATGACTCCTGGACTCCTCTGCATGTGGCTGTTACCCAGAATGATTTGTCAATGGTCATGTCATTAGTTAAGCATGGTGCCCAGTTAGATGCCCTTACTGCTAGAGGGGAGACTGTCATTGAGCTGGCTTATGATCGAGGGAAAAACATTGATGTTGTTAACTACCTTCTTCAGATCAGTGTTCCTGTTGTGTCATTTCCAGAGTCAACTTTAAAAGCCACAGTCAAGGGTGTGTGCAATTCAAACAACGTGTGGTCTCTGCTAGATTTGGCCATTTATAAAGGAGACTGTATTTTCACACAGATATTGCTGTCTTGTGGACATTACCATCACCCTCTAACTATATCCAGCTTCTTTGGCACACACATCGCATTGGATTTGCCTTCCCAGCAGAAAGCATTGTATTATGTACATGAGGCGCAAAAGCAGGTGTGCACCTTGCAGGTCCTTTGTAGGGATGTCTTACGTGCTGCATGTGTCAATCTTCTTCACTACACGCAGTCGGTTTCCATGCCAGGTCGCTTAAAATCTATCTTGCTCCTTGAAGATATTCTTGAGCCATACATGTTCtag